In Chryseobacterium sp. C-71, the genomic window AATTGGAGGAATGAGACCTTTTGCAAAATTAGCAGTTGAACTAATCAGCATTGCTGGTCCTGCATTGAAAGGAATCGTTGAAACACAAATCGAAGAGTTTTCTGAAGAAGCTTTTCAACCGAAAACGAAAGAAGAAATTTTAGCGAAATGGGATTCTGAAACGGAAGTGATCAACCATTATTTTAATCAGATTTCAGAGGAAAGATTTCAGGAAACTTTTAACTTGTTCGGTCAGTACGAATTTCCTGTATATCAGAATATTCTTTATTTTGTGGATAATGAAGTGCATCACCGTGGACAGGGATTTGTCTATTTAAGAGCTCTAGGAATTGAGCCGCCTTTCTTCTGGGAAAGATTTAGCCTTTAATGAATTTTTAAAGCTTTCAGAAATTCTCTGAAAGCTTTTTTTAAGTTTACACTACCGTCATTTCGTGTAAATTTTGCAAAAAATCGTATCGAGAAGTTTTTGATTAAATGGCTGTTAGTGTTTCACTGATTCTCGATACATTTTTCTACGCTATGAAAAATACTTAAATTGACGAATTGAAAAATCTAGTCAGGTAATACAGATTGAAAGAATTTCCTGATATTTTCTTTCAGTTTAATAAAAATATCAGAAGTTCCGAATTCTTTGTTGTCATAGCCAATCGGAAATCCTTTTTCAACATATTCGTTGTTTTTATTTAAAGTTAAAACCTGAAAATCTTTATTAACCTCACCCAAATGATCGGTATGAATATCTAAAAATTTCACTTCAGTATTTTTAGAAAAATCAAGTTTTTTAAGATCAATGGTTTTCACTTCTTTTTTAAGGTCTGAACGAAAAGTGAGATTCATATTTTTTACATCAATCACGGTTTGCCATTCTCCCGCATGAATTGAATTTAAAATATTCCAGGCATACGCTACCGGTTTTTGGTCGTATTGATAATTTTGTAGCATATAATAGGCACGATTGTAACGGTCTTCCCATTTTCCCTGTTGCGCAAAATCAAACTTTTCTTTTCCTCCCATAAAATCAAATTTTTGAGCACTTTGAAAATCTTTTCTGTACTGATTGTTGCATAAAAGTGGCATCGGCATTTCTTTATCGGTAAGCACTTTATATTTGCCGTCAAGTAAAGCAATAGTTGCCGTATTTCCTTTGGCATCTGTAACAAAAAAATGGCTTCCCGCTGCATTTGGCCACCAATCGATATTCGGACCGTCATTCAAATGATCCACAACTTCTTTTACTGTTTTGTAATTATCCAGTTGATATTGAATCCACTGTGCCCAAAACATATTCGACTGTTTAGGATTAAAAACTTTTGTGGTTTCTTCAAGATATAATTCAACTAGAAAAAGTCCTTTTTCATTGACTCCATAACAAGGAAAATCACACCCTAAAAGGTTAAAAGTAACCGAACCATACTTTGAATTCCATTCTTTTTTTGAATTTAAATTGTCGGTCGTTAGATTTTCCCAGCTGATATTTCTTTTCTGAACATTTCGTTTATTAACGACAATCATTCCGGGCATCGTTTTCCAGTTTTCATTAAAACCAATCACGCAGTAATCTTTTCCTTTCAGTAAAAATGCTGAACACGCAGAAGTGGAAATAGAAGTAGTAAGTGAAATTAA contains:
- a CDS encoding DinB family protein; translation: MTTTATATTQFISSAQLLEHWQGHRNLTRRVIEMFPEKELFEFSIGGMRPFAKLAVELISIAGPALKGIVETQIEEFSEEAFQPKTKEEILAKWDSETEVINHYFNQISEERFQETFNLFGQYEFPVYQNILYFVDNEVHHRGQGFVYLRALGIEPPFFWERFSL
- a CDS encoding linear amide C-N hydrolase, translating into MKTLFLRSLLLISLTTSISTSACSAFLLKGKDYCVIGFNENWKTMPGMIVVNKRNVQKRNISWENLTTDNLNSKKEWNSKYGSVTFNLLGCDFPCYGVNEKGLFLVELYLEETTKVFNPKQSNMFWAQWIQYQLDNYKTVKEVVDHLNDGPNIDWWPNAAGSHFFVTDAKGNTATIALLDGKYKVLTDKEMPMPLLCNNQYRKDFQSAQKFDFMGGKEKFDFAQQGKWEDRYNRAYYMLQNYQYDQKPVAYAWNILNSIHAGEWQTVIDVKNMNLTFRSDLKKEVKTIDLKKLDFSKNTEVKFLDIHTDHLGEVNKDFQVLTLNKNNEYVEKGFPIGYDNKEFGTSDIFIKLKENIRKFFQSVLPD